In the genome of Nitrospira sp. CR1.1, the window GGGCGGCATTAAACGAATACAGCACCAGCACGATGATCGGGCCATACAGAAACAACATCGCCAGGAGGCTGACGGCAGTGAGGCCCGCCGATCGCTGCTTCACCGCCCCTCCAATGGACCGTCCTCGGGGTTTGCCTGCCGGTAATACACGACCACGGCCGCCATCACGATCGCCATCAGCACGAAGGACACTGCCGAGCCCAGCGGCCAGTCGCGCACCACCAGATACTCGTGCTGAATCAAGTTACCGATCATCATGCTACGCGCACCGCCCAGGAGATCCGGCGTGACGAACGAACCGATTGACGGGATGAACACCAGAATGCAGCCACCCACGATGCCCGGCATCGTCAGCGGCACCACCACTCGCGTCAGCACCGCCCAGCGGGACGCGTAGAGATCCCATGCCGCCTCGACCAGGACAGGGTCCAGCCGTTCCACCGCCACGTAGAGCGGCAATACCATAAACGGGAGATACCCGTACACCAACCCGATCACCACCGCTGTCGGGGTGTAGAGCAATTCCAGCGGCTCAGCGATCAGCCCGAGTGCCAGCAGGAAATTATTGGCCAGGCCGTCATGGCGCAATATGATCATCCAGGCGTAGGTCCGCACGAGAAAGTTCGTCCAGAACGGCAGCATGACCAGGAGCAGCAACACCGGCTGCCAACGGGCTGGGCTGCGCGCAATCACATAGGCCAGCGGGAACCCCAGCAGGAAACAGATGGCCGTCGTGAGCGTTGCGTACCACAAGGACTGACCGAGGATTTTGCCGTAGAGTGGATGCAGCAGATCGAGATAGTTCGCCCAGGTGAACTCCCACACGATGCCGCCATAGGTCCCGCGCGAGGCCAAGCTGATGGCAAACACCAACAGGAGCGGAACCAGGAAGAACAGGGTCATCCAGAACAAACCGGGGACAGCCAACCAGTAGGAGCGGCAGGAGGTATGCGCAGCGGCGGGAGAGGGTGAGACATCGTCAGGCGGCATGGTCACTCAACAAACACTCGTCCATCAGTCAAGGCCCAGTGGAGACACACCGGCTCGCCAGCAGCGAATGACTGCTGCGCGGCGCCGCTCATCCTGGCTTCCCAGAGACTCTCGCGACCCACTCGAATGAGATACTTCGTCTCGCTGCCGGCAAAGAGCACCTTCTCGATCAGGCCGGGTAACACCGGGTCCTGGGTGGCCGGTCGCTCGCGTGACATGCGGAGACGTTCCGGCCGAAGCGACCAGGTGGCGGGACCGCCAGATGACTGTCCGGGAACGGTGTGCACCGGAAATCCCGGCAACCGGTCATCAGCCGGCTGAAAGAGATGCTCTTCCCCCACCACGTCACTCAATCGCCCGGACAATTCATTCGACACCCCGAGAAACCGCGACACCAACAGATTGCGGGGGTTCTCATACACCTCCCGGGGAGTGCCCACCTGCAACATACGCCCCTGGTGCATCACGGCGATGCGATCGGACATCATCATCGCCTCCTCCTGATGGTGCGTGACGCAGACACAGGTCAGTCCGGCTTGTTCCTGAATCGACTTCAACTCGACCTGCATCGCCTGCCGCAGTTGTTGGTCGAGGGCCGCCAGCGGTTCATCGAGCAGGACCACAGCCGGTTTATTCACCAACGCCCGGGCCAGGGCCACACGCTGTTGTTCGCCGCCGGATAATTGAGCAGGCTTTCGTGCTTCCTTGCCGATCAGCTTGACCATCGCCAAGGCCTGCCGAACCTGCTCATCGATGAGCGCGGCAGGAACCCGCCGCATTTTCAGGCCGAAGGCGACATTCTCGGACACGGTCAGATGGGGAAAGAGCGCGTAGGATTGAAACACCAGGTTCACGGGACGACGATTGGGCGGCACGCCGATCATCGATCGGCCGTCAATCAGCACATCCCCTTCATCCGGATGCTCGAAGCCGGCCACGATACGCAGGACCGACGTTTTTCCGGCGCCGCTCGGCCCGAGAATGGAAAAAAATTCTCCCCGTTGAACCTGAAAACTGACGTGATCCACGGCCGCCACCGACCCGTGGCGTCGCACGATCGCGCGAATGTCGATCGTCGGCGCTGTCGACGGAAGGGATTGGCCGGAGGCAATGACAGGGGAGGTGGAAGAGGTGGCCATCGAGGGCTGGGGTCAGACCGCCGCGTCGACGGTCACGGCTTAATGCTCCAAATCGACTTTGGAACTGACGTCGCGCAGATGCTTCCGCACACGCACGCGATGTTCATGTTTCCGCAACAGTTCACGGCGGATCACATCGCGATCTTCCGCCACGATGCGCACGAGCCGGTCGTTATCCTCAGCATGATTTCTCACGAGCTCAGACAAACGCTGGACTTGCCGCTCCAATCGCTCCAGCCGCCAGACCATTTCCATCATCGGATTGGCAGGCTCGATCGCTGGCTTGATGACCGCCGGACGGGCATTCTGTTTCTTCATGTCCGCTCCTTCTCTTCAGCCCGACCCGCGGTCGGGAACGCACGTTGAATCGTAGTATCATCCGAGTCGGAGTTGAAGTCAATCATTCTGCCTCCTTTCTATTCATCCCTCGTCCTGCTACAATCGGCCCGTCTATGGCTAAGATCTTTACGATGGTGCTGGCCGGCGGAAAAGGCGAACGCCTCTATCCCCTCACCGACCAGCGCGCCAAACCCGCAGTCCCCTTCGGCGGAAAATATCGCATCATCGACTTCACGCTGAGCAACTGCCTGAACTCCGGTCTCCGGCAGATGGCCGTGCTGATCCAGTACAAATCGCATTCCCTCGACCGCCATATCCGTACGGGATGGAATATTCTCAACCCCGAGCTCGGCGAATACATCGTGTCGGTCCCGCCCCAGCAGCGCATCAGCGAAGAATGGTATCGCGGCACCGCCGACGCGGTCTATCAG includes:
- a CDS encoding ATP-binding cassette domain-containing protein, whose protein sequence is MATSSTSPVIASGQSLPSTAPTIDIRAIVRRHGSVAAVDHVSFQVQRGEFFSILGPSGAGKTSVLRIVAGFEHPDEGDVLIDGRSMIGVPPNRRPVNLVFQSYALFPHLTVSENVAFGLKMRRVPAALIDEQVRQALAMVKLIGKEARKPAQLSGGEQQRVALARALVNKPAVVLLDEPLAALDQQLRQAMQVELKSIQEQAGLTCVCVTHHQEEAMMMSDRIAVMHQGRMLQVGTPREVYENPRNLLVSRFLGVSNELSGRLSDVVGEEHLFQPADDRLPGFPVHTVPGQSSGGPATWSLRPERLRMSRERPATQDPVLPGLIEKVLFAGSETKYLIRVGRESLWEARMSGAAQQSFAAGEPVCLHWALTDGRVFVE
- a CDS encoding ABC transporter permease subunit — its product is MTLFFLVPLLLVFAISLASRGTYGGIVWEFTWANYLDLLHPLYGKILGQSLWYATLTTAICFLLGFPLAYVIARSPARWQPVLLLLVMLPFWTNFLVRTYAWMIILRHDGLANNFLLALGLIAEPLELLYTPTAVVIGLVYGYLPFMVLPLYVAVERLDPVLVEAAWDLYASRWAVLTRVVVPLTMPGIVGGCILVFIPSIGSFVTPDLLGGARSMMIGNLIQHEYLVVRDWPLGSAVSFVLMAIVMAAVVVYYRQANPEDGPLEGR